The following proteins are encoded in a genomic region of Odocoileus virginianus isolate 20LAN1187 ecotype Illinois chromosome 14, Ovbor_1.2, whole genome shotgun sequence:
- the PTGER4 gene encoding prostaglandin E2 receptor EP4 subtype, whose amino-acid sequence MTAPGTNASSSQASNPLNSPVTIPAVMFIFGVVGNLVAIVVLCKSRKEQKETTFYTLVCGLAVTDLLGTLLVSPVTIATYLKGQWPGGHALCEYSTFILLFFGLSGLSIICAMSIERYLAINHAYFYSHYVDKRLAGLTLFAVYASNVLFCALPSMGLGSSRLQYPATWCFIDWTTNVTAHAAFSYMYAGFSSFLILATVLCNVLVCGALLRMHRQFMRRTSLGTEQQHHAAAAAVALAPTACRASPAASSPALPRLSDFRRRRSFRRIAGAEIQMVILLIATSLVVLICSIPLVVRVFVNQLYRPQLEPVISKNPDLQAIRIASVNPILDPWIYILLRKTVLSKAIEKIKCLFCRIGGSRRERSGPHCSDSRRTSSAVSGHSRSFLSRELKEISSTSQTLLYTPELSENGLGGGRNLLPGVPGVGLTQLDSTSLRTLRVSETSDSSQGQDSESFLLVDEVGGSCRAGPAPKGSSLQVTFPNETLNLSEKCI is encoded by the exons ATGACCGCCCCTGGGACCAATGCATCATCCTCCCAGGCCTCCAACCCACTGAACAGCCCAGTGACCATCCCGGCGGTGATGTTCATCTTCGGGGTGGTGGGCAACCTGGTGGCCATCGTGGTGCTCTGCAAGTCGCGCAAAGAGCAGAAGGAGACGACTTTCTACACCCTGGTATGCGGGCTGGCGGTCACCGACCTGCTGGGCACGTTGCTGGTGAGCCCGGTGACCATCGCCACCTACTTGAAGGGCCAGTGGCCCGGGGGCCACGCGTTGTGCGAGTACAGCACCTTCATCCTGCTCTTCTTCGGTCTGTCGGGGCTCAGCATCATCTGCGCGATGAGTATCGAGCGCTACCTGGCCATCAACCACGCCTACTTCTACAGCCACTACGTGGACAAGCGGCTGGCCGGGCTCACGCTCTTCGCGGTCTACGCGTCCAACGTGCTCTTCTGCGCGCTGCCCAGCATGGGCCTGGGCAGTTCGCGACTGCAGTACCCGGCCACCTGGTGCTTCATCGACTGGACCACCAACGTGACGGCGCACGCCGCCTTCTCCTACATGTATGCGGGCTTCAGTTCCTTCCTCATCCTCGCCACCGTGCTCTGCAACGTGCTCGTGTGCGGCGCGCTGCTCCGCATGCACCGCCAGTTCATGCGCCGCACCTCGCTGGGCACCGAGCAGCAACACcacgcggccgccgccgccgtcgcCTTGGCCCCGACCGCCTGCCGGGCTTCCCCGGCCGCCTCCTCCCCCGCCCTGCCGCGCCTCAGCGACTTTCGCCGCCGCCGGAGCTTCCGCCGCATCGCGGGCGCGGAGATCCAGATGGTCATCTTACTCATCGCCACCTCCCTGGTGGTGCTCATCTGCTCCATCCCGCTTGTG GTGCGGGTGTTCGTCAACCAGTTATATCGGCCACAATTGGAGCCAGTCATCAGCAAAAACCCGGATTTGCAGGCTATCCGAATTGCTTCTGTGAACCCCATCCTGGACCCCTGGATATACATCCTCCTGCGGAAGACAGTGCTCAGTAAAGCCATAGAGAAGATCAAATGCCTCTTCTGCCGCATCGGCGGGTCGCGCAGGGAGCGCTCGGGGCCGCACTGCTCAGACAGCAGAAGGACGTCCTCCGCCGTGTCGGGCCACTCCCGCTCCTTCCTCTCCCGGGAGCTGAAGGAGATCAGCAGCACGTCGCAGACCCTCCTGTACACGCCGGAACTCAGCGAAAACGGCCTCGGGGGCGGCAGGAACCTGCTGCCAGGCGTGCCCGGCGTGGGCCTGACCCAGCTAGACAGCACGTCGCTCAGGACTCTGCGGGTATCGGAGACCTCAGACTCCTCCCAGGGGCAGGACTCGGAGAGCTTCTTACTGGTGGACGAGGTTGGCGGGAGCTGCAGGGCTGGGCCCGCCCCCAAGGGGAGCTCCCTGCAAGTCACGTTTCCCAATGAAACGCTGAACTTATCCGAAAAATGTATATAG